One Brassica napus cultivar Da-Ae chromosome A5, Da-Ae, whole genome shotgun sequence DNA window includes the following coding sequences:
- the LOC106435377 gene encoding strigolactone esterase D14, whose translation MSQHNILEALNVRVVGTGDRILVLAHGFGTDQSAWHLILPYFTQTYRVVLYDLVCAGSVNPDYFDFNRYTTLDPYVDDLLSIIDSLGIQTCAYVGHSVSAMIGIIASIRRPELFTKLILIGASPRFLNDEDYHGGFEEGEIEKVFSAMEANYEAWVQGYAPLAVGADVPEAVREFSRTLFNMRPDISLFVSRTVFNSDLRGVLGLVRVPSCVIQTAKDVSVPASVAEYLRAHLGGDTTVETLKTEGHLPHLSAPAQLAQFLRRALPR comes from the coding sequence atgagTCAACACAACATCCTCGAAGCTCTTAACGTCCGGGTCGTGGGCACGGGCGATCGGATCCTAGTCCTAGCCCACGGGTTCGGCACAGACCAGTCCGCTTGGCACCTCATCCTCCCTTACTTCACTCAAACCTACAGAGTCGTCCTCTACGACCTCGTCTGCGCCGGCAGCGTCAACCCCGACTACTTCGACTTCAACCGTTACACGACCCTCGACCCCTACGTGGACGACCTCCTCAGCATCATCGACTCCCTCGGCATCCAAACCTGCGCTTACGTGGGCCACTCCGTCTCCGCCATGATCGGAATCATCGCCTCCATCCGCCGCCCGGAGCTTTTCACGAAGCTCATCCTCATCGGAGCCTCGCCGAGGTTCCTCAACGACGAGGACTACCACGGCGGGTTCGAGGAAGGGGAGATAGAGAAGGTGTTCTCAGCCATGGAGGCTAACTACGAGGCTTGGGTTCAGGGATACGCGCCGTTGGCGGTTGGAGCCGATGTTCCCGAGGCGGTTAGAGAGTTTAGCCGGACGCTGTTCAACATGCGTCCGGATATCTCTCTGTTCGTCTCGAGGACGGTGTTCAATAGTGATCTCAGAGGCGTTCTTGGGTTAGTGAGAGTGCCTTCTTGTGTGATTCAGACGGCGAAGGATGTTTCTGTTCCGGCTTCGGTGGCGGAGTATCTCCGTGCTCATCTCGGTGGTGATACGACGGTGGAGACGCTGAAGACTGAAGGTCATTTGCCGCATCTTAGTGCTCCGGCGCAGCTAGCTCAGTTTCTCCGGCGTGCACTTCCTCGGTGa
- the LOC106416534 gene encoding protein SINE2-like, giving the protein MGRNLGSAFRQELANLDKDPDTNKTAMSNLRTIVKDLNPKVIHVFLAQVSETKEIGSESGGYTVSLFEDLARSHGVKLAPHVDTIMPVIIRTLSSCEGSLGVQQACSKAVAAMARYGVDPATPEDKKRNVIHSLCKPLSESLLDTQHQQHLALGSALCLKSLVDCDSWRFASSEVVNSVCQSLAVALEATSSEAKAHMALVIALAKHNPFIVEAYARLLVKSGLRILELGVVEGDSQKRLLAVQMLNFLMKYLNPKSICSELELIYKEMEKHLKDEMYFVKVAAYETMSTAERLIGESAEPKFNAESIKSTPRLRAHSGSYVNEQEEEDVLFNGVASGRTVVSGSPLVYYADYNRETGSVVQSPRDGSQIQFPGVEDYDMESVMFHQRNRSSEFNESMCSWTNRSRSSRGKPRKRQSSGDVCSNHHKHGFAQDPFTELVENRQQMQRYSESYSSSSIYDTSGTTTGTPTEDICEKPKSDLDSEAKVMTGETETVSRKARSKCVLRWGLSFFSVAVAGFAMWVHLNDDMMMPPHLVPT; this is encoded by the exons ATGGGGAGAAACCTTGGTTCAGCGTTTAGACAAGAGCTGGCTAACCTCGACAAAGATCCAGACACTAACAAGACTGCAATGAGCAACTTGAGAACCATTGTGaaagacttgaacccaaaaGTGATACATGTGTTTCTCGCTCAAGTTTCCGAGACCAAAGAGATTGGCTCCGAGTCCGGTGGCTACACGGTTTCTCTCTTTGAAGACCTTGCTCGTTCTCACGGAGTAAAACTCGCTCCACACGTGGACACCATCATGCCGGTTATTATAAGGACGTTAAGCTCCTGCGAGGGCTCCTTAGGTGTTCAACAGGCTTGCTCAAAGGCGGTGGCTGCTATGGCTAGATACGGGGTTGATCCTGCAACACCGGAAGACAAGAAGAGGAACGTGATTCATTCTCTCTGCAAGCCTCTCTCTGAGTCTCTTCTTGATACGCAGCACCAGCAGCATCTTGCTTTGGGGTCTGCTCTCTGCTTGAAGTCGCTTGTGGATTGTGACAGCTGGCGGTTTGCTTCTAGTGAAGTGGTGAACAGCGTTTGTCAAAGCTTGGCTGTTGCTCTTGAAGCCACTTCTAGTGAGGCTAAGGCTCATATGGCGCTTGTGATAGCTCTAGCTAAGCACAATCCCTTTATAGTTGAGGCGTATGCGAGGCTCTTGGTGAAGTCTGGTTTGAGGATTTTGGAGTTAGGTGTTGTTGAGGGGGATTCTCAGAAACGGCTTTTGGCTGTGCAGATGCTTAACTTTCTGATGAAGTATTTGAATCCGAAGAGTATTTGCTCTGAGCTGGAGCTTATATACAAAGAGATGGAGAAACACTTGAAAGATGAGATGTATTTTGTGAAAGTGGCGGCTTATGAGACCATGAGTACAGCAGAAAGATTGATAGGAGAGTCAGCAGAACCAAAGTTCAATGCAGAATCAATCAAGTCTACACCAAGGCTGAGAGCACATAGTGGGAGTTATGTTAAtgaacaagaagaggaagatgttTTGTTTAACGGTGTAGCCAGTGGAAGAACTGTTGTCTCAGGCTCTCCTTTGGTGTATTATGCTGACTATAACCGAGAGACCGGTTCTGTGGTCCAGAGTCCAAGAGATGGAAGCCAA ATTCAGTTTCCTGGCGTTGAAGATTATGACATGGAGTCGGTTATGTTCCATCAGAGGAACAGAAGCTCTGAGTTTAACGAATCAATGTGCTCTTGGACCAATCGCTCAAGAAGTTCAAGAGGAAAGCCAAGGAAGAGACAATCATCAGGAGACGTGTGTTCAAACCATCACAAGCACGGTTTCGCACAAGATCCATTCACTGAGCTAGTGGAGAACAGACAGCAGATGCAGCGGTACAGTGAAAGCTATTCGTCATCATCAATATATGATACCTCTGGTACTACTACTGGTACTCCAACGGAAGATATCTGTGAGAAACCGAAGTCAGATTTGGACTCTGAGGCCAAAGTTATGACAGGAGAGACTGAAACAGTCTCAAGAAAGGCAAGGAGCAAGTGTGTGTTGAGATGGGGATTGAGTTTCTTCTCTGTTGCAGTTGCAGGGTTTGCTATGTGGGTGCATCTGAATGATGATATGATGATGCCTCCTCACCTTGTTCCTACCTGA
- the LOC106416532 gene encoding T-complex protein 1 subunit theta, producing the protein MQPYGIQSMLKEGYRHLSGLDEAVIKNIEACKELSTITRTSLGPNGMNKMVINHLDKLFVTNDAGTIVNELEIQHPAAKILVLAAKAQQEEIGDGANLTISFAGELLQNAGELIRAGLHPSDIITGYNKAITKTVEILEQLVESGSETMDVRSKDEVVFRMRAAVASKQFGQEEIICSLVADACIQVCPKNPTNFNVDNVRVAKLLGGGLHNSCIVRGMVLKSDAVGSIKRMEKAKVAVFAGGVDTTATETKGTVLIHSAEQLENYAKTEEAKVEELIKAVAESGAKVIVSGGSVGEMALHFCERYKIMVLKISSKFELRRFCRTAGAVAHLKLSRPSPDDLGYVDSIAVEEIGGVTVTIARNEQGGNSISTVVLRGSTDSILDDLERAVDDGVNTYKAMCRDSRIVPGAAATEIELAQRLKEYANAETGLHSHAILKYAESFQFVPQTLADNAGLDAMEIIASLYTGHGSGNTKLGIDLEEGACKDVSETKVWDLFATKLFALKYASDAACTVLRVDQIIMAKQAGGPRRDLAAAAGAGADED; encoded by the exons ggATGAACAAGATGGTTATTAACCATCTAGACAAGCTCTTTGTCACAAACGACGCTGGGACCATTGTGAATGAGCTTGAGATTCAGCACCCTGCCGCGAAGATCCTTGTCTTAGCAGCCAAGGCTCAGCAAGAAGAGATCGGAGACGGAGCCAATCTGACAATCTCCTTCGCTGGTGAGCTTTTGCAAAATGCTGGAGAGCTTATCAGGGCGGGACTGCATCCGAGTGATATCATTACTGGATATAACAAAGCAATCACTAAG ACTGTTGAGATTCTTGAACAACTGGTTGAGAGTGGTTCTGAGACCATGGATGTGCGTAGCAAAGATGAAGTGGTGTTTAGGATGAGAGCTGCTGTTGCTAGCAAGCAGTTTGGTCAAGAAGAGATCATATGCTCTCTCGTTGCTGAT gcGTGCATTCAAGTATGCCCAAAAAATCCAACAAACTTCAATGTGGATAACGTCCGTGTTGCCAAGCTCTTGGGAGGAGGGTTGCACAACTCTTGCATTGTCCGTGGAATGGTCTTGAAAAGCGACGCTGTGGGTAGCATCAAGCGAATGGAGAAGGCAAAG GTTGCGGTGTTTGCTGGGGGAGTTGATACTACTGCAACAGAGACAAAAGGAACTGTGTTGATCCATAGTGCTGAGCAG CTAGAGAACTATGCAAAGACAGAGGAGGCTAAAGTTGAGGAGCTGATTAAAGCTGTAGCTGAATCAGGAGCCAAAGTGATTGTTAGTGGGGGGTCAGTTGGAGAGATGGCATTGCATTTTTGTGAGCGTTACAA gaTAATGGTTTTGAAAATCAGCTCAAAGTTTGAACTGAGGCGTTTCTGCCGCACAGCTGGGGCTGTTGCTCAC TTGAAACTAAGCCGGCCAAGTCCTGATGATTTGGGATACGTTGATTCCATAGCAGTGGAGGAGATTGGTGGTGTGACA GTCACTATTGCAAGAAATGAGCAAGGTGGTAACTCAATCTCCACAGTGGTTTTGCGTGGAAGCACAGATAGTATCTTGGACGACCTTGAAAGAGCTGTTGACGATGGAGTTAATACATACAAG GCCATGTGCAGGGACAGCCGTATCGTTCCCGGGGCTGCAGCTACCGAAATAGAACTGGCTCAGAGGTTGAAAGAATACGCCAATGCAGAAACAGG gttGCACAGTCATGCTATCTTAAAATACGCAGAGAGCTTCCAGTTTGTACCCCAAACCCTTGCTGACAACGCTGGCCTCGATGCGATGGAAATCATCGCCTCTCTGTACACTGGACACGGGTCTGGAAACACAAAGCTAGGCATTGACTTGGAGGAAGGTGCTTGTAAAGATGTTTCAGAGACTAAAGTGTGGGATCTTTTTGCAACCAA GTTGTTTGCTCTTAAGTACGCTTCTGATGCTGCATGCACGGTACTTCGCGTAGACCAG ATTATAATGGCGAAACAAGCAGGTGGACCAAGGAGAGACTTAGCAGCAGCCGCAGGTGCAGGTGCAGATGAAGACTAG